The DNA segment GCCTTAGTACATTGCTTCCTTCCCAATGTGACTACTGCACATTAGTACACATTGCAATATTGGTTCTTAGAGTAAGACAATAGATTTTTCCATTCTAGCTGTCACATCTAGTTATCAACTATGATACAACAGAAGTCACACAGAACTAAGAGTAAATGTAAACATCTAACCGGGTTGTAGAGGTAATAAATGGTTACAGCCGTTATGCTGGAGTCCACACAGTGTTTACACAAGAGCTTAACCATGTCTGACAATTACTGTTTGGCCACACCGCAGTGTTTTCCCTTGGTTTGTGGAAACTTAGGTGCACATATTTGTCTGGGGGTTTAAGGGTCCTCCCTTGagaaaatgttacattacaaTGCAATTTGACATAATTTTGGAgcattgttattatattatctgtgtctaaaacatcggaaaagataaagcagataataaataaataaataaataaaacaatcgAGAATTTTTAATACAAAACTTGCTAAATAGATCCACCAGAGACCAACTATAACCATTAGTTCTGAGAAAAGtaatttagttagttttgatgcTCCCGGttgattttacattaatttggCGTAAGGGCTGCCCAGCCTTATAATGACAGGGAAAACCCTGCACAATGTAAATACTAACATGCAAGGTGACAGTGACTCATGGAAATTAGAGTTCAGTCTGGATTAGATCTGACTGCATCAATGTGTTCATTGGTCCAACTATTGAATTACACTAAAGCTGATGTCAGTGTACCACGATAATTGCTGTCGTTCAGAGAAATTCCACTGTAAAAGAGATCTCTGTGAGCAAAGTATGCTGAAATAAGAAAATGATGTAGTTCTGCAGGACCCTCTCCCACTGACACCATGTGGCTCTGATATATTAGGATGCTGGCAACTGAAGTTATAGAGCAGCCTCCCCCTCACACCCATGTGGCAGAGAACAGGAGCGTGACTCAGAGGGTCACGCAGTGGACCACCCTACTGTTGGCACCGCAGTCACAGTCCAACACTGACGACACCACTAAGCTGATGGTGACACGCCTCAATTTGGAGTCAATAACCACCAACAGGACCACAAACCCACACAAGCCTCAGCCTCTCTGGTGTTTGTGGTATTGAAGGGGAAAACCAAAGTGACGACTGAGAATCATATGAAAACTATTTGAGTAAACATGAGTTCATGTGCTTTGGTGGTGAAGAGAAGGACCAATACTAGCTGTAAAGCCTGTTTAATGGTCATGTTTGAACCATTGTGGAAAAGTGTGTCCTTATGTTCACACTCAATAAATTGAGACTGAGccaaaagtgattaaaaatgtTACGATCGCCCATTTTAAcccattttttaatcattagcACTTGCTAGACTGATGATACAGCTATTCGAGAAATGACCACATTGTGAGTACAAACAAAAATCTATTGACTGTTTCTGAATGAGTGAACTTCTTGCtttactttttcatattttacagcAAATGTGGATGGAGAGATTGAGTCACATTCAATTCAAATCCTGGAAAAGGTTTGAACTGAGCAGAGACATTCTCTAACTCATTCTCTTGAACAGAGGGTTGTCCAGTTTCAAAGAGGAGatgtcatgctcattttcaggttcatacttgtattttgggtttttacTACAACTTGTTTACATgctgtaatgttaaaaaaacttatttttctcatacaATCTGTCTGAATATagctgtattcaccctctgtctgaaatctATCTCGTGAATCCCCTCTCCagaaaaaagcccagtctgctctgattgatTAGATTTTCCATGCTGACCACATCTGTGCTCTCGGCATCTCTGCACTGTAgaatgactgtaacggcactgtagcagcactttctacctatatataGTACAGCTGTCAAAACTGTACAGATGTCCTGACAGCTTGTTTAAAGGCACAGGTCCTGAATGCGGGCTgcgtgcatttctctgtggattgagcgttTTATTCTTTCccggtatttatatagcacctgcttcataaaaaaaagagatgaaaatctcacttttttcacttttactttttatatagGACCTTAAAATAAATTCATCTGAATCTTTGACAACAACATTTAACTCCAAatattatatccaaacaaaCAAGTTGTTATATTCTGTGATATATACTAATTCCTTTTGGCATGTTCTGAAAGAATTCCCATATGTGAGTATTTCTTAAACATTTCTTAACATTTAGAATACCCTTTAGAGtgtagacatactgtatgttaggTGCAATAGATCATGTATACTATAAATCCCAAGAAATTACACCCCTCCTACCTTGGACATTGTGGACCGCACATGCTCAGTCTCGGCTTGGGCCTGTAGCACCTCCTGCCTCAGCTCTGTCAGCTCCACCTCCAGCCTGTCTTTCTCAGAGTGGGCTGTTTTCAGCAGGTTCTGCATCTCAGTGCTGTCACTGGCACTCTGCATGGCCTTCAGCTCACCCACCTTTTGCCTCTCAATGTCCACCTGCGCTTTCAGCCGACTGTTTTCCAGTCGCAGAGAGTCTGCTGTTGCCCTCTGCTCCTCTGCGGCCTGTGCTGCCTGACCTCCGGCCTGCAGTTCTCTGTCCAGCTGGGCCTGCAGCCTGTCCATCTCCTCCCTAAGAGAGCGCGCCTGGCCCTGGGCCTCCTGGTGCTCCTCCTCCAATGCCCGCAGGCTGCCTGTCAGTAGAGGTGTTAACCACATGTTTTATCAAAATAcgatattatattgattctTTGGACGATGATATTTGCTGATATCTTAAAGTCtgtcaaaatacaattttgatttgattcaatTCAGAGGCCTGTGTTTGATATGAGACAATATCATTAACGCCAATTTAACACAGTTACCTTTATAGCAACtcaaaaaagcaactaaaatatgatttaacaatttaattacTGAACTCTCTCAGaccttttaactaaaaacaaattattCTTTTGAATAAAAAGAATACATATGAAGTGGGAATCTAAAATAAAGGGGCATCTTTCAGAAGATACGTATCAGTATTTTCACTGTGCATTGATAATATTGGATCGTGGATCACTGAATTGATATATGGATCCAGATGGATGTTTGGTTACAGCCCTACCTGTCAGCTGCTGCTGGATGTCCACCAGCTTTTCTCGTTCGAAGCGCGAGCTCTCAACCAGCTCGGCGTACCTCTGCTCCAGCTCGGCCAGCCGAGGCCCTTGGCTGCTCAGCTCCTCCTCCCTCTGGGCTTGAGCCTGGGCTTGCTCGTGAAGTCGCCCAGAGAGCGCCTCGTTCTTCTGGGCCTGCACCTCCAGGcgctctctctgctgctgaaGCGATGTCTGCAGGAGACGCTTCTCCTCGGCCAGACGCTCGTTCTCAGCTGTCAGCTCCTGCACGACTTGCTGCTGGTCGGCCAGCTCCTGCAGAGTTGCCTGCAGCTCTTCGGCTGTGCTGTGGTGGCTCTCTTCCATCTTGTGAATCTGTTCAGTCAGGCTCTGCACTGACACATCCCGCCCTCTTGTCCCCACCACTACGGCTTCCCCGCTGACGCCACTGCTCTCGGATTCCGAACGCGATGGGATCTTCTCAAACTCTGAGGAGTCCGGTGATGGCGAGTCCTTGGTGACGTCAGAACTGGAAGAGACAGAGGTTTTGAGAGGTCTAGCAGTAGAAGGGACACTGTCCTGTTGCGTCAGACCATTCACCAAAGGCTTGGAGGGGCTGCTTGTGTTTGAactggagagaggagaggcctCCAAGCAAAGCAGCTTTTCCTTCAGTGCCTGGTTCTCTTCCCTAAGAGCTGCCAGCTCTCTCTGAAACTTGCCGTTCTTCTCCCTCAGCTCCCCGACCAGCACAAGGGCCTCTGCCACCTGTCCCTGCTCTCCATCTGCAGCCGGCTCTTGCCATGAGACAGTGTTGGGTGATGGTAAAGAGGAAGCAGTGGAGGCTTTACCTTTGCAGCGCTGCAACTCCATCCTGAGATTGCTGATCTCTAAGTCTTTGGCTTTGGCCTCAGCCAGCAGCTCTTTAACCTGGCACTCCAGAACCCCCTTTTCCTGGCCCTCTGCATCTCCGCGGGACTTGGTTACGCTACGTGTCTGCTTTGCTAGAGTGGAGAGGCTGGAAGTGCTGGCACTAGAAACCATCCTCTTAGTAGTAGAGCTCCTAAGCTGGTCCCTCAGTGAGATGCGGTCTCTTGTAATGGTAGAAGAGATTTCTCTAGGAGCTGGGATACCAGACTTCTTGGCTGCTTGTGCACCTGCAACACAGATCAAAACAGAAGCACATATTGAAACAGTGATCAAGTACCTAAGTGGTCAAATCAGAATTTATCATCGACCATCCACAACTCTAAATATAATGAAAGAATAGGTTTTtatatgtttctttatttcagcTACAAAGACACTTCAACACACTGACTTGTAGATCCTGAGTCATAAAGGCATCATAAATGCCAAACtataaaaccatttaaaaatgtctctttaaatTTAAAGGGTCCTATCttgtaggggtgggggaaaaaatcaatacaatatTGTGTCGCGATATgttccgtggcaatactgtatcgatacacaggcgcaaAGTATTAATCTGTTACTATATATGtcttggtcagtttgtctgctgaATCCCATTacacaatcccattttgcaacaaTACAACTGATgtgagaagaagaaacagatgttgacataGTTTCCTTTGATTAAtccataataaataaaaatgggaCAAATTCAGAAAAGAATTCTGCCACAGACCAGGAAAAACtatagtctaaagtcagtggcgTGTTATTCAGATGCTATTTTAGGGTCACAAACTGGCCAAAATGTAGCATGTGCACACCGTACATACACTTAGTTTCTCTCATCTAAATGGACGCTGCAGTTCCCATTTTTGCAAACCACACGGAAAAATAGGAGAATATTACTGAAAATGTGCTTCAGGTGTTTGAATATGTCAGGAGGCATTTAACAGTACAGTCCTCAAAGTTGCAGCATTCTTTCTTCTTGTGAATTTTCAATGTGAATTGTCATATCAGATACACTGTGAGAGGGAAAATGCATCTAGATTAATTAAATTGCCAAAGATCCAGCGGTGATAACACAGAAATCCCAGTGTACAGTAAGGAAACTCTTGAGTTTTAAAATACCACCTTTCTGTGGCagggttggttcagtgggtagagcaggcgcacataaaCATAGAGTTTATGCCCCGACGCAGAGGTCCGATTTGAATCCGACCTGAGACGATTTCCTGCAAGTCTATCCCatccctctcccctttctcacctactTTTTCTATTCATTAAAGAGGggaaagcccaaaaaaataatctttaaaaaactttCTCAGTAGAATTACCATACAACAGGCTTGACTTTGAAAAGGAAGGTTAATGGAATCAGTGTACAGACGTACTGGGATCATGGATTTGTTAACATCATGTAATGACGCTAATTGAATGGACAGTGTGACACATTCAGATGCTTGTGTTATTCAGCAGTTTCATGTTGCTGGTCATTGTACCCTATTCACATATTGTTCTCTGTTTGGACAACAGAGCATCTGCCTGGCACTGTCTGTCTTTTACTGTCTGGTCATTCATCGCTGCAGCAGAGCTTAACTGTGACATTTCAAAAAGGCATCAGCGTGGGTCGCTGGTGCAAGCCTTTTCCAGACCTCTGAAACATGAAGAGTATTTACTGATGCCCGGCGTGAGCAGGGTGCTGCTTGAAAacgttttattgtttattttccaATCATCAGCAAACGGCGATGCGGACACAAGGGGGTTGCTTGTTTCAAAAGATGACAAAGGTCCCTGTGCACGTGGAACATTCAGGCACAGAGCAGATTAAGCAGtgcacagacaaagacaacgcTGTGTCTCTCACATGGACCCATCATCATCAAACCCACAGAGCAGAGACTAGACAGACAGCCTGTGTGCGGAGATAGACAGCGCATCATCCTGAGCAACACGTGCACGcgtttattacacacacacacaaatccacaaACAAATGGCCTAGTTTGGAATGGAAATCCTATACCCCTGTGGGTTCTTTAAGTACTCTGCCATTGATAGGCACTTTGCACAGACTATCCCCTTATTGAATAAACTCGCAATAGTGGCAGAAGCTGCCAACACTGGCACAATTTCTGGGGTACAAAGCTGTTTAACATTCCCAGAGTGTGCAGCTGTGGCTGAAAAAGTGAGTTGGGCTTGCTAATGATAATCTAAAAGTGTTGAGTAAACAATCAAGGTtcagattttaaataaaaccagcGGCTAtagaaatgaagagtggcagaAGGACACTCAGCTGTTCAGTGAGATCAGGCTCTCAGTTAAAAGCCACTCTTTAAACAGAACACCTCCAACCTGTTTGGATTGAAAGGATGCTGTCATTTAAATTCCCattatcaaatgcagcgctatcCCAATCAGTTACACTAATGTTGCTACCGGACAGAGCTGCACTCGATAAAGATCCAGTGTGTCATTAAAAATCTACAGGCACTTTTCTGTGCACTTCACAGAGGGCAAAGCCATGACTGACAGAATGAGGACAGCATGCACTCCTAAATAATGTACTGTCACATGAAAGATGTTAACACTAAAGAGGGATTCATGCCTCTGTGGGGGCTCTACGCAAAAACTTACGTAaatggcctgaagtttatacttaaGGTTCTAGCGTAACTCTTCAGAAGAATAGCAGggccagcatgtgtgtgtgtctgtgtgtagggagtgtgtggtagagagagtaagagagaatGACAGGGATTAACTTCGGACCGATTAGCGACTCTAGAATcaggtacagtgccttgcttaagagcacctggcagtacccaggaggtgaaACGGCATCTCttcagctaccaatccacactctgtactttggtccatacggggacttgaaccagcggcCTAGTGAGAAAGTGTCTCACAAGTCTCacaaacaaagtgtctccccggTGCTTTCTGACCATGGGGGAAATCTGTAGGAGGAAAACTCAAACTCtctttgatttcatgttgtttaaggagaaggagaaccagaaaGAGATTAAAGGGGAAATGCAAAGCTACCAGCTACAGCCAAgtggaccaatcacagttgttgtgGTCTGTGTCGCTGCTGCATggcaaagttacattttttgagaggtgcacgtcaggctacggcaCAGAGTCCGTATCTACACGGCATGGATTTAACGCAGGGCCATAAATTGGTGTTATAAATGACTTTTTACTATGCACTACAGGAAACCTCTAAACATCTAAACAGGGCAGAAAAAGAGCAAAGCACCTCATGCCTGTTTCATGGCCACATGTCACATTCTTATTATAGGTGGCAATAAAGACAGGGACCTTAGGAGAGAAAAGTCTGACGTAATTAAGATCAGTCCATTCCCATGAGGATGAGTGATACCAGGAGTGGGACTGTAAGACAGCCTTTCATTGGCTGTTCCTTCATATTCAGTTTTCCTCTTGCTCTTAGTGAATAAAACCCAGATGGAGCACATGAACTCACTCATCTTTAGATCGCCCACCTCTTTAACCATGACATCACCACAGCTGCTTGATGTGCACACAGAAATGACACCAGTCTGGATGCCAGGAGTCAGCACAGACAGCAGGATCCTAAAGAGGAAGAAACAGCCACTAGAACACAGAACTCAGATAGTTACAGAAACCCTTTATAGTCCTTCTTTCCCAGAAAGAAAgattataaaaacattactcCCGCATGTGGCCAAATGTCgactattaaaataatattaaaccaaaaacaatattgttttaCTGAGCTGATACTGACCGCCGCTGACAGAGTATCAGTGTGTCTCTAGTAGATAAAAAATACCACCCCAGTGAGGCAACCTGTTTCCAAGACCAACACAGCGGCTGTagaatatttattatttcaattttcACATCATCAAGTGCCCACTTTGCCAGACACAGAACCAGCGGTGGGCATAGCTCTGCCAAGGGAAAAAGACTGAGATTAGATTCTACTGAAAACTGACACTTAGGAGGGCAGGAGGAGACTTCAAATACACCACTACCACCTAAAGTTGTCAAATTGTAGCTGAAAATAAAACTCCTCTGTCTCTTAAATGTATTCGACAACCATTTTGAACAAtctaaaataaatgatgatgttGGATTTAACgagtggagaaagagagactgagagaagtGTTTTTCTTAATCAGACACTAGAGTTGAGATGTCCCTGAAAGAGGCAATTAACCTCCAACTGCACTACCCGAGCAGCTTAGTGGCCACCTGCAAAATACTCCCAGGACAGGATGTGGGTGTGTGCATTAACATGTAGCAGTGCACTGTTGTAAATTACATTGCCTGCTTAATGTTTCGCTTGATGAATaaaggaaacagaaaaagggCATCTGCATGTGTGGCTGGTGGATAACAATTTATTTGGTGTGAAACCAAGTCAAATACAGTAAAGACAAAAGAATTACGGAAAAACAACAGTTGATGTTGCAAAGCCTTTAGAGTGACACTGACATCATCTTCTTTCTTAATGACggcagaaaagaagagagagataaagtTACTAATAAAATGTCCACCCCATCACAAAGTTCACACACCACATCCTAGTAGTCTGACTGTTCAGCCAAAACAATCGTGGGTGTGGAATCTTGGTAAAGCTACTGTGTGGTAGTAATTAGGACACAAACATCTCATAAAGTAGACTGTAGACTGTTTTTTAAGATAGcataataacatttatttatggtcTTCACAGACAATAATTTTTACTGAAGGTGTGCTAAAACATCCAAGACTAAGGTGGTTAAGAGTTAGCTTAGTCTTAATTTAGTGCTTTCTTCGATGTAGGCCGGCTAAGGTCCAGGACCATTTATAGCTACCTCTGAGAAGCACTAAATCTGTGAAAAGGAGAGGAATGGGCGGTTGACTTGCTCACTGAGGAGCTTTCCTCCTCTAGCAGGGAATAAATCCTCATGGAGTGCGAGGAGTCTAGCTCTTATAATAGCAAAGTGTAAGTACCACCAAATACCAGTtttgaagaaagaaatgaaaatcaCTCGCAATGGCAGAGAACATTGTCACAAATGagtatttttatattcaatgTCTCAGTGACTGAGAAGGCTGAGCATAtgaaatgatttttttacatGAACTAATTATCTAAATGAATTACACAGACTGACTTCCAGTAATCCAAAGGCATTTAGTTATTCCATGCATGGGAAGTCAGCTCCCTGATCATAGTAATGCACTGTGCTGgcttctctctttccttctttctaaTGAAGATACGCTTTCAAATCACAGCAGGAGCCATTTGGCTGGATGGCAGCCACCAGTTAACTGCAGCCTGACTGCCAGCCAGCCAAGAGGTGACAGAGTGCATTGTGAGCAAAGTGCACTGAGCCTTCTTTTTACAGCACAGGAGGGTCATGGGTGAGGAGTCATGATGAACTAATGACTGCAGGTGGTCAAGTGTCAGAGAGTTGGCACCTAAAATGACGCACTGGCTTTGTCATCCTCCCAAATAAAAGCTTTGGATGGAACTCTGTCGCTGCCACTCCTCTGTCTTCCCTTGTGTCTGTTACAGGAAATGTGGTGTGCAGTTTTTCAGTTAGGTGGAAGTGGAGAGGAGGGACGGAAAACGCAGTCTGTGGTTCTGGCCTTCCTGTTGTCCAACTGTCAGGGCATGAAATAGGTCAACAGGCGCCTATCTGTCAGACGCTACAACTCACAGGCATTCCTTTCCTCTTACCCGAGTGGAAGATAGACAGAAGTGAGGCTCCATGACTGCCACACTGACTGAGCAGAGATTAGCCTGGATGGTAAGCTGCATCATAACAGCACAATGTGCtactaaaaaaacatgacaccaATTGTTGAGGATAAACATGTTCATTGTAGTAAGGTATATTACACATCTTTCAAGTCAAGGTGCACAAGTCGGCTCAATAGCGGATTTTGTAATAAAGATAACAGGTTTTGTGAATTCAGCGTAATAATTTTGCACTATATTATCTAAAAAGAGTCTTGAATCACTGACTTTGCTTCCTGCCTAGGacaatactataaataaaaaagcaaacagaTAATACAAAACTACAGAAGCTCCTAACTACAATGCCAAACAAGTCCTTCTGATTTATTATAAGAAGAGCACTGTGTTTGCACTAGTCGGCTGTGTAAACCAGATATACTAATCTATGACATAAAGCTGCAGATATTCACTGAAGGCTGACAGCAGTCTACCACCTGTCTTTGAACCTGAGTTTAGAGACAGACGTAACAGAGCATTTGAATAGCTGTTTGCATTTGGCATAATTTCATCACAGAATAGACAGATTCCAGAAGAAAACAAACCTTTGGCTAAATGGTTGATATTCAGTGGAAGAACAGGCTGTGACTTTCACACTCCCAaaattgattatattttgtCAGGTAATGCTTTAACGCCACTGTTTTTGGTTAGTTTTACATATATCATAAAATAGGTCTCAGTTGGTTGCATTTCTTTTTACTGTCATCAGCTGAATGGAGCTGGGAGTGTATAATATCATCAAATAAACCAAAAGGCTCCATTTAAACTCTTCtatatacaaacacatgcataaaataacttttttaacatttagtgACCATTAAGAATAAGATAAAAAGGTGTTTTCGTGTTGAGGTTatttaaagatccca comes from the Etheostoma spectabile isolate EspeVRDwgs_2016 chromosome 13, UIUC_Espe_1.0, whole genome shotgun sequence genome and includes:
- the specc1 gene encoding cytospin-B isoform X2 codes for the protein MGNQAGRQEETESGAQAAKKSGIPAPREISSTITRDRISLRDQLRSSTTKRMVSSASTSSLSTLAKQTRSVTKSRGDAEGQEKGVLECQVKELLAEAKAKDLEISNLRMELQRCKGKASTASSLPSPNTVSWQEPAADGEQGQVAEALVLVGELREKNGKFQRELAALREENQALKEKLLCLEASPLSSSNTSSPSKPLVNGLTQQDSVPSTARPLKTSVSSSSDVTKDSPSPDSSEFEKIPSRSESESSGVSGEAVVVGTRGRDVSVQSLTEQIHKMEESHHSTAEELQATLQELADQQQVVQELTAENERLAEEKRLLQTSLQQQRERLEVQAQKNEALSGRLHEQAQAQAQREEELSSQGPRLAELEQRYAELVESSRFEREKLVDIQQQLTGSLRALEEEHQEAQGQARSLREEMDRLQAQLDRELQAGGQAAQAAEEQRATADSLRLENSRLKAQVDIERQKVGELKAMQSASDSTEMQNLLKTAHSEKDRLEVELTELRQEVLQAQAETEHVRSTMSKVEAKCQQVQERAERREQELSSRVTSLEEAGSHAENQVKELKETIFELEDQVEQQRAVNCHTNQAVLDMENLVKKLEEQKIEADRQLKVLGRQMKDEKEEWRRFQADLQTAVVVANDIKVEAQQELRTLRRQLQEEQDRSAKLSSDLEALQGVRCQGEEVRLSDSENNRHWCGISMIPTTPTDASGDANSESGATVKSLIKSFDTVGQNGPGHTVQMHSSPRSPLSGIPVRTAPAAAVSPIQRHTHIKPLSKTLEKRINRGEFSHHHDELSGCGEDLKPNSLMRKSPSLESVIKPPASLNSRPASFSYNRGNSKLSVERTDPLAALAREYGGSKRNALLKWCQKKTQGYPNIDVTNFSSSWSDGLAFCALLHTYLPAHIPYQELISQDKVQNLTLAFQAAESIGIKPSLDIEELMKTDRPDWQSVMQYLAQIYKYFET
- the specc1 gene encoding cytospin-B isoform X4 translates to MMKSGATKVGLPKLGLQDRAKQASFAPSSSTTNSTSTAMKTSRSSNTLASDQRLSKLKRASSDDALTKPALGATASGSRMKKTVTMGAISDLPEARPRSLSGAQAAKKSGIPAPREISSTITRDRISLRDQLRSSTTKRMVSSASTSSLSTLAKQTRSVTKSRGDAEGQEKGVLECQVKELLAEAKAKDLEISNLRMELQRCKGKASTASSLPSPNTVSWQEPAADGEQGQVAEALVLVGELREKNGKFQRELAALREENQALKEKLLCLEASPLSSSNTSSPSKPLVNGLTQQDSVPSTARPLKTSVSSSSDVTKDSPSPDSSEFEKIPSRSESESSGVSGEAVVVGTRGRDVSVQSLTEQIHKMEESHHSTAEELQATLQELADQQQVVQELTAENERLAEEKRLLQTSLQQQRERLEVQAQKNEALSGRLHEQAQAQAQREEELSSQGPRLAELEQRYAELVESSRFEREKLVDIQQQLTGSLRALEEEHQEAQGQARSLREEMDRLQAQLDRELQAGGQAAQAAEEQRATADSLRLENSRLKAQVDIERQKVGELKAMQSASDSTEMQNLLKTAHSEKDRLEVELTELRQEVLQAQAETEHVRSTMSKVEAKCQQVQERAERREQELSSRVTSLEEAGSHAENQVKELKETIFELEDQVEQQRAVNCHTNQAVLDMENLVKKLEEQKIEADRQLKVLGRQMKDEKEEWRRFQADLQTAVVVANDIKVEAQQELRTLRRQLQEEQDRSAKLSSDLEALQGVRISSGATFDTKTAVEGH
- the specc1 gene encoding cytospin-B isoform X3, whose protein sequence is MMKSGATKVGLPKLGLQDRAKQASFAPSSSTTNSTSTAMKTSRSSNTLASDQRLSKLKRASSDDALTKPALGATASGSRMKKTVTMGAISDLPEARPRSLSGAQAAKKSGIPAPREISSTITRDRISLRDQLRSSTTKRMVSSASTSSLSTLAKQTRSVTKSRGDAEGQEKGVLECQVKELLAEAKAKDLEISNLRMELQRCKGKASTASSLPSPNTVSWQEPAADGEQGQVAEALVLVGELREKNGKFQRELAALREENQALKEKLLCLEASPLSSSNTSSPSKPLVNGLTQQDSVPSTARPLKTSVSSSSDVTKDSPSPDSSEFEKIPSRSESESSGVSGEAVVVGTRGRDVSVQSLTEQIHKMEESHHSTAEELQATLQELADQQQVVQELTAENERLAEEKRLLQTSLQQQRERLEVQAQKNEALSGRLHEQAQAQAQREEELSSQGPRLAELEQRYAELVESSRFEREKLVDIQQQLTGSLRALEEEHQEAQGQARSLREEMDRLQAQLDRELQAGGQAAQAAEEQRATADSLRLENSRLKAQVDIERQKVGELKAMQSASDSTEMQNLLKTAHSEKDRLEVELTELRQEVLQAQAETEHVRSTMSKVEAKCQQVQERAERREQELSSRVTSLEEAGSHAENQVKELKETIFELEDQVEQQRAVNCHTNQAVLDMENLVKKLEEQKIEADRQLKVLGRQMKDEKEEWRRFQADLQTAVVVANDIKVEAQQELRTLRRQLQEEQDRSAKLSSDLEALQGVSCCAASASHLQQLPVTTLSKMSF